CCTCCGCCGACAGCTCTGCGTCTGCGCCTTTCCCTGCGCTCTCCGCGCGCTCGCGATGCTCAGATGAGCTGAGGAAAACGTCGATCCCCCGGGCGAAAACTTGCCGCGGGTTTGTCTCCTTCCCGAGCGAAGCCGAGACGCCGCCGGGCTTGGCTGCTGGAGCTTTTTCAccaaattaagctttttttttggtgggggggggggactcAAACCAGCAATGGGAGCGGGGAGGCAGAAGCAGCGGGGCTGGTCGGCCCGCGGTGGCGAGCGAATTTCTGTGGTGTTAACGAGCCACGGGAAATTCAAACTCGGTAGGATGGACGAGATTTAAAGCACGGGGATGATTTTAAGCCTTTGCAAGAGAAACAGTGAGCGGGGAAGGGGAGTAGGGACCGAGGAGCGGCACAGAAATACGCATTAAGAAAAGCTCGAGGACGGGTCGCGAGTGAGAACGTGCGAAACGTCCTCGGTGATGTATTTGCCCGGAGTCCGGCCTGGCCTGATGGAGAGGCAGAAAAACAGCTCCAAGGGCAGAAACGAGCATCGGTGCAGGGGGGGGATTTCCCCGAGCTGGGCACCGAGGCGTTACGGAGCGATTTCACTGAGTTACGCTTTCCTTGGCTCGGTGTTTCCCAAGTTTTAGCCAAGCCTGACTTGAAGGAGCTGTCTGGGACAGTCCGGTCAAGTCTGGGACTTGAAAAAGCCAAAGTTTGCTCTTGAAAACCATTTTTTGTAGTAAAATAACGTCTCAGAGGTCCCCTGAGCGCGCTCCTGGCGCCGGTTTCCTTCGCGCGACCGAAGAGCCGCGCGCTCCTTCGCCTCCCACCGCCGCCAGCTCCGTCGGCCGGTAACcggcttttgtttctcttttttgatCAGCctgtgaaaaagaagaagatCAAGCGCGAGATTAAAATCCTGGAGAACCTCCGAGGGGGCCCCAATATCATCAGCCTGCTCGACATAGTGAAAGACCCCGTGgtaaggaaggggaaggggccgcgctgccgccggCGGAGGGGATTCCCGCGGAGCCCTTCCCCACCCCGGTGGCAGAAAAAGGCTCCTCGAGCTCGTGCCGATGGCTCCTCGGGTCTGGCGGCCGAAACGAGCCCGGGGGAGGTTCCGTGCCCCTGCGCGAGCAACGGAGAGGCGAGAGGGTAGAAATGGAAGCGGCTAGTTTTGCTTGATCCAGCAGCTCCCCAAAAAAGGGGCTGGGAGCAAGCGACGCTTCTTCCCCTTGGGGTTATTTTTGCCTTtcaacccccccaccccggtctTGTGCGGCGTCGGGTGGGTTTGTCCTCACTGGCGGACACCCCTGGCCCCTGCGAAGGCTGAGGAGGAGGCCGGGCGGTGGCTGACGGGGCTGAACCGACGTAAAATTCAAGGCTGcgctcaaagggttgtggtcaaCGGTTTGGTGTCCAcgtggtgtccctcagggatcggtactgggaccggtactgtttagtgtctctgttggtgacatggacagcgggatGGAGGCACCTGCCGAtgacacccagctgtgtggtggcggttgacacgctggagggaagggatgtgccatccagagggacctggacaggctggagaggtggccccaggccaacctcatgaagtttaacaaggctgagtgtaaggtcttgcacctgggctGGCGCAATCCCAAGcccaaacacaggctgggcgatggGTGGGTTGGGAACggtcctggggagaaggacttgggggggttggtggatgataagatcaacgtgagccaacagtgtgtgtttgcagcccaaaaagccaaccagattctgggctgtgTCCCAGGCAGTGTGGCCAgcgggtcgagggaggggattctccccctctgctctgccctcgtgagaccccacctggaatattgtgtccagctctggagcccccagcgCAAGAAGGACATAGAACTGTTAGAGTGAGCCCGGGGGGGGCATGAAGGTGctcggggagctggagcagctctgctggggggagaggctgagagagttggggggttcagctggagaagagaaggctctggggagaccttagagcggcctcccaggactgaaaggggctacaggaaaggagggggggggaactcgtcatcaggggggagggataggacgagggggaacgggtctaaactgacagagggcagatttagatcagatctaaggcagaaattcttccctgtgaggggggcgaggccctggcacaggttgcccagagaagctgtggctgccccctccctggaagagtttaaggccaggttggacggggctttgggcaacctgggctagtggaaggtggccctgcccagggcaggggggttggaactagatgatctttgaggtcccttccagcccaaacctgTCTGGGATTCGATGAAAATGGGAGGAAATGGGGGTCGTGCCGTCTCGAGAAAAGGGGATCTTTGGCGGCGGAGGCGAAGTTCCCGCGGGACGGGCTGATGAAGCCGCCGGTTTATTGTCGCGCGGCGGAATTTCTCCCAAGCCCGTGCCTGGGTCCCGCCTGATGCCGCTGATTAAGGAGCCACCTTATTAGGACGAATTAACAGGGCGTCGCTGAGCCGGTTTTAATCCTCCGGCGGCGGCGAAAGGCGGCTGCTTGCAGGGAGATAAGAGCgagggggggggccctggggacaGGCCCCTTTTCCTGACGAGGTTGGGGGGGCTGGTGGGTGACGTCGGAGGGGACAGAGAGGGGACGGTGGGTTCTGTGGCCGGCGCAAGATCCGGGGCACAGGCTctggtttgggggtgttttggggagcAGCGGGGGTTGCTGAGGGTGAGGGTGCAAGGGCTTGGGGGGGGTCTTGGGCCTAAAGGGCCGCCCTGGTCTCTGCGGGGGGATTTGGGAGGGGGTCAGGGAtgttgggggggcgggggggggcgtcTACCCTGAACacaggccctgggggtcctgccCGGAGCTTCAGTGTCtcactgggaggaggaggaggaggagaggaaagagaaaggggcaggggtggggagagcCCGGCAAAAATAAGCCCTAAAGCCCCACAAACCCCGGCCCTACAAACCCCGGCCCTTCAAACCCCAGCCCTGCAAATCCCAGCCCTACAAACCCCAGCCCTACAAACCCCGGCCCTACAAACCCCGGCCCTACAAACCCCAGCCCTACAAAAATAAGCCCCATGAAACCCCAGCCCTACGAATCCCAAGCCCTACAAAAACCCAGCCCTACAAAAACGAAGCCCTACAAACCCCAGCCCCACAAAAATAAGCCCTATGAAATCCAAGCCTTACAAAACCCAAGCCCTACAAAAATAAGCCCTACAAAACCCAGCCCTACAAAACCCAATCCCTACAAACCCAAGCCTtacaaaccccaaaccctacaAAACCAAGCCCTACAAACCCCAGCTCTACAAACCCAAGCCTTACAAAACCCAAGTCCTACAAAAACCAAGTCCCACAAACCCTGAGCCCCACAAACCCCAGCCCTACCAAACCCAGCCCTACAAACCCCAGCCCTACAAACCCCAGCCTTACAAAACCAAGCCTTACAAAACCAAGCCTTACAAACCCCAAGCcctacaaaaccaaaccccacaaaccccaTCCCTATTAAACCCAGCCCCACCAAACCCAGCCCCACAAACCCCAGCCGtacaaaccccaaaccctacaAAACCAAGCCCTACAAACCCAAGCCTTACAAAACCCAAGTCCTACAAAAACCAAGCCCCACAAACCGTGAGCGCCACAAACGTCAGCCCTACCAAACCCAGCCCTACAAACCCCAGCCTTACAAAACCAAGCCTTACAAACCCCAAGCCCTACAAAGATAAGCCCTACCACACCCCGACTGAACACACATCCTGAGCCCAGCGGCAGCAGCTCCCCGGAcgcccgggccggggccgtgTTCCCGCGCATCCTTCGCGCCGTGGGGGTGCCGAGGCGGGACggggcccccccccccaccttgtgGGCCGCCGGCAGCTGCCCGCAGCCTgccccctccgccccctcctGCCTCGGGGAAGACTCaccctctccctttttccccccgTTTCTCGCAGTCCCGGACGCCTGCCCTGGTCTTTGAGCACGTCAACAACACAGATTTCAAGGTGAGCGACCGCCGCTCCCCAGGCACCCCCCGAACGTGAGGATCTGGGGGGGAGGGGGATCCCCGACTCGCTCTGACGCCGCGGGGAGGGAACAATCCTCCATGTCAGAGGCGTggagggggctggcagcaccGTCTCGCCGGGGCCGGGGGATTTGGGCCGGTGGCCAGCGGCTTTTTACCTCCATTTTGGTGTTCAGGGAAGAGCCGGGGCTGTGGCGCCGGCGTTTGGGCTTGTCCCCGCTCTGGGCCACGCCGCTCCGGCCGTTGGCCACCGTGGGCTCCTGTCGCAACCAGGCGTCGGCCAACGCGCGGGCTGAAAGCTCGGATTAGTTGAGCCGCGCTCGCCGCGAGCCTGGGCTGAGGCCGAGGCTTAACGAGACCGTGGGAGGCGCTGAACCAGCGGCCGCTTCGCCTGTGGCCGCTCCGTTGTGGTTTTTAACGAGGGATTAACGCGCTCAAGTCCTGCCTTGACCCTTTTTCCCACCGGCTCCTCGTCCCCGAGGCTTGGCCGGGGGGCGGCTCGCGGAGTCGCTCGGCGAGGACACGAATCCTTCCCGGCGCTGGAACGGGGTGGGAACGGGGAAGGACACACGTTGCCGGCGCTCCCCGCGTGGGGAAATCGGGGCTACAAAGCGTGTCCTAAACCCCCAACCGGGCCAGTTTGTGCCTCCGGCTGCGAGTCGTGACCCCGCCAGCGCCCCCGCAGCCCCGTGCTGGGGTGTTGCCGTGTCCTTAACCCGCCTCTCGTCTCCGTTTTTCCCAGCAATTGTACCAGACGCTGTCGGATTTCGACATACGGTTCTACATGTACGAAATCCTAAAGGTGAGCTCAGGGGGCGCCTGGGAAATCCACCCTCTCCCAGATAATCCTCGCTCAAGCAAAGCCCTCGCTGCTTAAATCTGCCCCCCCGGGTGGGGAGTTGACCTGCAGGAGTGGGCTACTCAACCCTGCTGGACCGTTGCCCGGCCACGGCTTCTCGGGCCGCCACCGCGCTGAGGGGAGGCTCGGCTGCCGCCGCGCAAGGTCGCCGTGTCCTTGAGAAGCAAAAATCATCTTTTTTCTCCCCGCCGCTCCCTCGTGCGGCCTCCGCCTCCGCCAGCCTTGGTTGGAGGCCGCCGGTGGGGCCGGGGCCGTGCCAGGGTGGCCAGGACGGGGTGGGGTCAGGTTGCCAAAACCCCCTCCCTGAGTCAGCGCAGGCCTCCTCGCTCACGCTCCGGCTCTTAGGGTTTAGGCTGAGCTTTAGGCGGCGGGGGGCGAGCCCAAATCTCCTCCTGGGAAGGGTGGGGGCACGTGCTGAGCGCCGGCAGGATTTGGCGGGAGGCTGAGCCCCGGGGAGGGCGTCGCTGCGTCGCCGAAGCCGGGGGTTGACCGCGGCGGCGGGTTTAGGCtggggtggggcggggggtgtgGATCCTGAGGGCTCCCCGTCCCCCCCGCAGGCGCTGGATTACTGTCACAGCATGGGCGTCATGCATCGAGACGTCAAACCCCACAACGTCATGATCGACCACGAGCACAGAAAGGTAACGCTCCGGCCCCAAACCCCCCCGCGGCTCCGCCAGCGCCGGGGTGACGTCGCCGTGAAATCCCGTGTCGGTCTCAgccccggcgcggggccggggtgggtggggggggctgAATTGCCAGCTGGGTtcggtttttttatttttttttttgaaaataacagGTGACCGTAAAACCCGCACCTGTGCCCAGTAAAACTCCCTTTATTTGCCACCTGTTTGTGGCTTGTAAATGCAATTTTAGATTTTTTCCGACACCTCGGCGGCGACCGCCCAGCTGGGCCCTCCAATAAAAACCACTTCAAAGCTGGCGAACGCCCCCATTTTCAGCACAGGAAGgggccagcccccccccccccaccccttccccacgCTCTTTGGGGCGCCGTGGCCTTTAAAATCCCCCCCTGCCCCGTCCGGCGGGCGCCCAAGCTGAGCCCCTTCtccaaaaattaatattaaaccCACCAGAGAGGCTCTTCGGGGACGGGCAGATGTCACCGCATCTCGATTTTTTAATAAGGTTTTTGACACAAAACGGAGCAGGGAGACGCGGCTCAGAGGCTGGGCGGTGCGTCGGGAGGTTCAAAGCTGTAATTAGAGTAATTAGCAGCGGTTTGCTGACGGGCCGCGTGGGTTCAGGGCTGTCCCGCACCCGCTGTCCTTAACGGGCCGTGAGCGGGGCTGCAAGTCCCCGGGGGCTCCAAACCTGATGGGTTGGAGAacaaaaaataaccccaaaatgGGGTAAAAAACCCCTCGAGGGGTCGATAATCCTGAGGTGGGGCAGGGCAGGAAtggggggggggacagacacacacacgctgTCACCCCCCGAGAGGCTCCTGCCACCGCTCCCGCTCGCCccgtgaggaagaggagcagcccCGGGAGCAAAGTTGAGGCGTGAAGGGGGGGGCCCGCGGGGTTCTGGGTCTCCCCCTCCCcacatttcctctcctcctcctcctcctccagctgcgcCTCATCGACTGGGGGCTGGCGGAGTTTTACCACCCGGGCCAGGAGTACAACGTCCGCGTGGCCTCGCGGTACTTCAAGGGCCCGGAGCTCTTGGTGGATTATCAGGTACGTCCCGGGGGCCCCCCCACGGCTTTTTCCCGCGGGGTGAACTCATGGGgggaggcaaaaataaaaagggagcCCCCCCCTCTTTATTGCAGGGTCTGGCTGAGCCCCCCCACGCCCAGAGACGGTCCTGGGCCAAGTGGAGCTGCTGGATGCGGCTCTAGAAAccccgggggggggctgggggtgtctCCCCCCCTCCAGGCCTTTGCTGACCCCCGCCCCCCCAACTTCTCGCTCTCCCCCCGCCTCGTTTTCTCCCAGATGTACGACTACAGCTTGGACATGTGGAGCTTAGGCTGCATGCTGGCCAGCATGATCTTCCGGAAAGAGCCCTTCTTCCACGGCCACGACAACTACGACCAAGTGAGCTCCGGGGCAAGGCGCTgcccccccctcgcccctccCCGCCACGGGGGTCTcagctccctgtcccctccccgggtcctgctctgtgtcccctccccacaccagggtctctgctccccatcccctcgCCACCGCAGGCTCTTGGCTCTCCCTGTCCACGTTGGGGTCCtgccctgtgtcccctccccacactggggtccccatcccctccccacgCAGGGgtctctgctccctgtcccctccccaccctgtcccctccccacaacAGGGTCCCAGCTCTTGGGTCTCAgctccccgtcccctccccacAACAGGGTCCTGACTCCCAGGGTCTCTGcctctgtcccctccccacacTGGGGTCCCAGTTGCCCATCCCCTCCCCACACCAGGGTCCCAGCTCTCCCTCTCCATATCAGGGTCCtgctctgtgtcccctccccacactGGGGTCTCtgccctccatcccctccccacGACAGGCTCTTGGCTCTCCCTGTCCACGTCAGGGTCCtcctctgtgtcccctccccaccctgggGTGTCAgctcctgtcccctccccacaccgGGGTCTCAGCTCTCCCTCTCCACACTGGGGTCCTGGCTCCTTGTCCCTTCCCCACACCAGGgtctctgctccctgtcccctccccacaacAGGCTCTTGGCTCTCCCTCTCCATGTCGGGGGTCCtgctctgtgtcccctccccacactGGGTCCTGGCTCTCAAGGTCTCTAccctctgtcccctccccacaccagggtctctgctccccatcccctccccacaACAGGCTCTTGGCTCTCCTCCCCACATTGGGGTCCTCCTCTCTGTCCCCTCCCCACGCTGGGGTCCCAGCTCTCAGGGTCTCTGCCCTCCATCCCCTCTCCACGTCAGGGTCCtgctctgtgtcccctccccacactGGGGTCCCGgctccccgtcccctccccacGCTGGCTCTGGGGCGAGCTGGTAGCTAACTGGGGGGTAACTGGGCAGGGGAGCAAAGCACTGGTCATACTGGGAACCTGCCCGCCCAATTCAGTCACTCCTCGGTTGGGCTCGGTGGGACGCTGGCTACCGCCGTTCTCCCGCTGCGGGGCTGCCGTGGGGCCACTAAAACCCCTCCAGAACCCGCGTTTGTGGGATCtgcccccccacatcccccctcGGGGCGAGGAGGGGAACAGGGGCACCTGCCTGGGGAACACCCCGGGGAAAGGCCTCGAGTTCTCCTTCCACCCTGGGGGTGCTTCACCCCTCAGCTCGGGGATCctcgccggggctggggggggggggtcggggatGGGGGCGGTGGCTGCGGCTCTGCCCTCGCCCTCAGCATCGctgctttcccccctccccccggcAGCTCGTGCGCATCGCCAAGGTGCTGGGGACGGAGGACCTGTACGACTACATCGACAAGTACAACATCGAGCTGGACCCGCGCTTCAACGACATCCTCGGCCGGTGGGTGCGGAGCCGCGTGccggccgcgctgcccgcgccTGGGCTCGAGGCTGatgcagctcttcctcctcctcctcctcctcctcctcctcctcctcgcagacACTCGCGGAAGCGGTGGGAGCGTTTCGTCCACAGCGAGA
The DNA window shown above is from Strix aluco isolate bStrAlu1 chromosome 1, bStrAlu1.hap1, whole genome shotgun sequence and carries:
- the LOC141924154 gene encoding casein kinase II subunit alpha-like, giving the protein MSGPVPSRARVYADVNTQRPREYWDYESHVVEWGNQDDYQLVRKLGRGKYSEVFEAINITNNEKVVVKILKPVKKKKIKREIKILENLRGGPNIISLLDIVKDPVSRTPALVFEHVNNTDFKQLYQTLSDFDIRFYMYEILKALDYCHSMGVMHRDVKPHNVMIDHEHRKLRLIDWGLAEFYHPGQEYNVRVASRYFKGPELLVDYQMYDYSLDMWSLGCMLASMIFRKEPFFHGHDNYDQLVRIAKVLGTEDLYDYIDKYNIELDPRFNDILGRHSRKRWERFVHSENQHLVSTEALDFLDKLLRYDHQTRLTARDAMEHPYFYPIAKDPARIGPSAGLSAANTPVSSSSMLAAPISPALALDQG